The genomic segment TGAGCCCACTTCGCATTCTCAAACATCGCGATATCATGCTTCAAAAAGAATTCAGATGGATTCTCCGAGAAGTTGAAAAACATGCCAGTAAATTGCTCAATGACCTTGGCGTGTTGCTTAATCCTTGCAAACTCCTTGGATTGGCCGTTCAGACTGCTTTTGTTTTGTTCCAATATTTCCGTGATTTCTTTCGCTTGCTCCTGATGTTTTTCCTGAATGGCCTGTGGCAAAGCTGAATAGGTTTCCAGGTCCTTCGTAACTTCGGCAAGTTCCTTCATTTTATTATTCACACGGGGCAGCAGGTCAGGCTTATATTTTTTTATATACTGTCTGATCTCATCGTATACATTTTCGCTGACATTTTGTACATCCATTCCGACCACCCGCAGTTTCTTTTCGTTCTCGGGATCGGCATTGTACTCACGCATCCATTCCAGCATGTCTACGATTTCTTTTGTTTGAAATATAGGCATTAGGAATTTACTCGGATTCCCTTCTCCTGTGAGAACGTAATGATCAAGTTTCAATGCGTTGCCCCAGTTTTCTTCTAATACAAGGGTGGTAAAGCCCATTTCCATGACGAGAAATTCAACAAACCGGTGTTTCATCGTATAAATTTCACGACTTCCATGATTTGCCTCACCTAAACCTACGATTGAAGCAGAACCGATCATTTGGCGCAGCGGTTCAATATCTTTAAGATCAGTCCCAGGCTCAGCGCTATTCAATTGAAAAGAGTTCAGCTCTAACCATTCTTTTGGACTTAGATGTTCTGCCTTCTTCCCTTGTTGTTCGCTGTCCATCTCGGTTAATGGAGCTGTATTCGTGCATCCTGTTATGAGTAGACCACAAATCGATACCGCGACGATGCTACTTCTGTAAAAGTTCATTTCTCTTTCCTCCTAAAAACTTCGTTGGCGCAAAGTATGGCATGGGTACTGCCTGTACAACAAGTAGCGTTTTGTCATAAGTTTGAGACGCCCTGTTACCAGCGGTTTCTCCCTGCCCCATATGACAATTTGTCATCAAAAAAAGCACCGGATCTTGAAGATCGGTACTTTTGAAATAGCATCCAATGTCATATGCTGCAATCGGGGGATAAGAATAAGCCATCCATCACACCCTACTGACAAAAGGAGTGGTGAATCATGGAGAAAAAGCGAGGTTCTGCCGAGCACGAGCCCACAGTAGCACCAAGCATGAACGGTCATGATCCTTTGGAAGAAAAAGCGACGGAAGAAGAAGTGGAAAAAGGGGATTACACAAAGGTAACGCGGCTGTTCCTGGATCGAACGCCGGAAGAGTAAAGACGGGATTTCTCCCGTCTTTTTGTCATCTATAGGATACTCTCGATTCTCGCCAGTTCAATTGCTTCTTCCCGGTTGCTGACACCGAGCTTCGAATAAAGGGTGGAACAGTAATTCCGTATCGTTCCCTCCGATAAATAGAGTTTGGTGGCAATCGATTTGTAGCGAAGCCCATCCGTTAAAAGCTGTAAAATCTCCCTTTCCCGTTTCGTCAATCCATACGGATCATTCGGGCTGTACTTCTCTAACTGCTCACGTTGGCGCTTCATCTCTTCGAATACGCGCGTGGCGATCGACTGATCAAGCCACGTTCCCCCGCTATAGATGAGCTTCATCGCTTCCATCATCTCTTTTGGACGAGTAGACTTCAGCATATATCCTTCCGCCCCATGCTCCAATGCTGTTGCTGCCTGTACGGAATCCCCAAACGTTGTCATGATCACAACCTTCATGTTCGGCCAACGTTTTTTCATTTGAAGGAAGGCCTCCAGTCCGTTCATCCCTTGCATCTGCACGTCCATTAACACGATATCCGGCTGGTGTCGCTCACACTGTTCTAAAGCTTCTTGCCCGTCACTAGCTGTTCCCACAACGATAAAGTTGTCCTGCTGGCTTAAGATTTGCTGCAAGCTGTCGGCAATCATTACCTGATCGTCAACAATAAGCAGGCGGATACTTCCCTGTCCAGCCTCTACCTGTAAAGGAACATTACAAATGACAACAGTTCCTTGCCCTGATTGCGAATGAACAGACAGCGTACCTTGCTGTTGCTCAAGCCTTTCCTTCATTCCCTTTAGTCCTAAGCCGAACTCGATGGATTCTATTCCGTTGCCATTATCTTCGATTTGTAAACGGAGTTGCTGACTTTCGAAATACAGATCAACAGATATCACACTTGCTTGGCCGTGACGAACCGCATTTGTAAGCGATTCTTGCAGGCAACGATATAAACAAATGCTCATTTTTTGCATAACAAGCGTCTCACTGCCGATCACACGGAAGTTGACCGTTACACCTGTTGCCTTCATAAATTCTTCCGTCAGTTCCAGTAGGGCCTCACTTAACGACTGGTTGAACCGAGCATGAGAGAGCTGATGCAAATGCTTTCTGATATCATCCAGGCTGCCTTGTGCTATTGAGACAAGTTTATCGACTCGTTCGATCTGTGAATCAGGAACCGAGGATCGGAGTGATTCAACGCCCACAAGCAAAGAGGTTAACGAATGCCCAATCGTGTCATGCAACTCATGTGACAGCCGATTACGTTCCTCGATCAGTGTAAGCTCTTCGATTTGCTTAATATGCTGCTCCAGTAATTGCTTCTGTTCTTGAATGATTCGAGCTTGCTTATGAGACTCAATTAATATGCTAAACGCCATACCAATCGCAAAACCAAAGCTGCAACTAAACATGAACTCGTACGGGAGACGATTGGTAATCAACCCGTTCAAAGCCGGAAAAATAATCCCACTAGAGATTCCCGTCCACATATACGTTCTGCGACTACTGGCCACACCAATAATGATCACCAGTAAAACGAAAGACCAAATCAATCCAGGCGCTACATAGGCCACAAATAGATAAAAAAAGCCTGTCATTACGACTTCAACAGCCAGATACCCATTTTCTTTTTTATATGGAATGATCAATGGAATGGCATAAACCAAAAAGGCAATCAGGATGATGACTCCGAACGGAACGGCTACCATTGCCGGATACATAACATCTGCTATGACGATGATACCTAGCCAAATCGTTCGCAAGGCAAAAATCACCCAATTGTACCAGAACCATTTTTTTATCATGGATAACATTTGTCATGTACTCCTGCTCGTTTGAATGGTAAGGAATTTCCCGAATGTTTCTGACTCATCATGCATCATTATTTCCCGATTCGTCAAGCAGAATGAGCAGTGTCATATAGCTCCTATGACATTCTATCATGCCGCAAATATGATGGGTCGGCACGATGTCATACATAGATAGAACGGTATTGTCACTATGTGATTTTACAGCCTAGAGAATAAGGTAAATGCGTGAGACAACACACTTCAACTTAAGAGGAGCGAAAAGAAATGAAACCATTCCACATGCAAAAAGGAGCGTCACTGACTTTATCTGCCTTATTGATAGGAACGCTGATACTTCCTACCTACGGTTGTGCGGAAGCGGGTGTGAACCAGACAATCACGCAACAACAGAAAACAGATCATGCCAAAACGAAAGAAGCGATTGATAAAGCTGCTGCCAGCGAAAACATTCCAGGCGTCATCTTTGCAGTAATGAAGGGAACGGATTTCTGGTCGTATGCTTCCGGCGAAGCGAATATCGAAAGCAAGAAACCGATGGAAGCTGACTATTCCTTTCGAATCGGGAGTATAACGAAAACATTCGTCGGTGTAGTTGCTCTGCAACTAGCTGGGGAAAAGAAGCTAAGCCTCGATGACTCGTTGGAAAAATGGCTACCAGGTGTCGTGCAAGGAAACGGATATGACGGTAACAAAATTACGATTCGTCAGTTATTAAATCATACGAGTGGAGTTGCAGACTACTTAGATGCTGAACTTAGGCAAAGTTTACTCCAGAACTCCACTCAAACGTTTACAGCCGAACAACTCGTTTCTCGTGCATTAAAGCAAAAACCGACCACGGGTGGATATTCGAATACCAATACAGTGCTGATGAAACTCATTATCCAAAAGGTCACAGGAGAAACGTACGCAGAGCAAATCAAGAAACGAATCATGGAGCCGCTTCAACTAAAAGAAACGCTTTTACCGGAAAACTCACAATCCATTCCGGAAAACAGTCCGAATGGATACTTTAACAATGCCGATACATTAATGGATATGACGGATCTTAACCCTTCGTTTGCAGACGCAGCAGGGGGGATGATCTCGACTGCGAAAGATTTAACAACGTTCTTCAGTGCTTTATTGGGCGGAAAATTGTTAACCCCTGAGATTCAGAAAGAAATGATGACCACTGTTGCTACTCCACACGGGAAGTTCGGACTCGGTATTCAGGAAGTAACATTGCCGAATGGCACTACCATATGGGGTCATCAAGGCGGCATTCCTGGATTCACCAACTTCGCAGGTGGAACAAAAGACGGCGAGCATGTGATCGCGATGAGTATCAACGTATTAGAAGGTGCTGTTCCTCATATGGAGAACATCCAGATGACTGAATTCTCGGGACAAGCCAAGCAACCATCCACCCCGGATCAAGCGGCTCAAAAACATGGGGAAGAAGTGAAACACTTCATTGATGAGAAAGCAAAAAGCGAGGAAATCCCTGGCATAGTGGCTGCTGGGTTAAGAGACGGAGAATACTGGTCTTATGCAGCGGGTGTAGCCAACCTCGATCATAAAAATCCGATGGAGCCAGACTTTACTTTCCGCATTGGCAGTGTCACAAAGGCGTTTGTTGCTACCCTTGTCTTACAGTTGGCTCAGGAGAAAAAGCTGAATCTGGATGATTCGGTAGAAAAATGGCTCCCAGGTGTGGTAAAGGGCAATGGGTATGACGGCAACAAAATCACGATTCGTCAGTTATTGAACCAAACAAGCGGGATTGCAAGCTATACGAGTACAGACATGCGGTACGCTACCTCATTCCCTCAATATACCGTTGATGACCTTGTACGTATGGGACTGGCAAAGCCGCCAGTATTTCAACCGGGAGCAGGCTGGGATTATTCGAATACAAATACCGTGCTAGCTGGTCTTGTTATTCAGAAGGTGACAGGAGAAACGTACGATGTGCAGATGAAGAAACGCATCCTCGACCCGCTTCAGATGACAGATACATCCTTTAGTGGCAGTAATCCAAAAATCCCGGGCCAGCATGCAACAGGCTATAACATGAATCAGGCAGGGAAGCTGTATGATTTCACAGAGTATAATCCTTCATGGGCGAATGCTGCGGGGGAAATGATCTCGACGGGCAAAGATTTGACCACCTTTTTCAGTGCGCTTTTGGGTGGAAAACTATTAAATGACGAGATGATGAAACAAATGACAACAGGTGTGGACTCACCTTTTGGCAAATATGGACTTGGACTTTATGAGGTGACACTGCCGAATGGAAAGACCTATTGGGGACATGGCGGCGGCATTCATGGGTTTGAAACGTTAGCGGGTGGTACCTTAGGCGGGAAGGATATTTTGGTAACGAACATCAATGCGGTCGGCCCAGAACCTGTCATCGCTAATAATGCCATTTTCGAAAAGGAATTTAGCCGTTGAGTTAAAAAGGAAAAATGATAGAAGGCTTTTGCTTTGGGAACTCCAAGGGCATTAAGCCTTTTTCCTTTTCATCTTTTATCTATAAATTTATTTATGGATATGCCAATAAAACATAATTTGTTTTATTGGCAACTCGACCCTAGAATAGCATCTGTACCCCCCATCAAAAAATACAGGAGGCAATATAGATGGCAAAACAAATCTTGATGGTAGTCACCAATCATACAGATATGCAGGAAGGCAAAAAGACAGGAATCTGGCTGTCCGAATTTGCGGAAGCTTATCTGGCCTTCGAAAACAAAGGCTATGAAATCACCGTAGCAAGTCCATTGGGCGGAGTTGGTCCGATTGACCCTGGCAGCGTGGACGACCAAACACCGCAAGAAATCTTGGACGCCGCCAAGCATCTGGAAAACACCAAAAAGCTGGATGACGTAACAGCGGACGGCTTCGAGACCATTTTCCTCCCAGGTGGTCATGGCACGATGTTTGACCTGCCAGATAACCAAAAGCTCCAGCAATTACTGCGAGATTTTTATGAAGCAGGAAAAATCGTAGCGGCTGTTTGCCACGGTCCTGCCGGGCTCGTGGGTGCGACCTTGTCCGATGGCCAGCCGCTAGTCGCAGGCAAGCGCGTGAATGCTTTCACAGACAGAGAAGAAGCAGCGACAGGCTTGGGGTCCTACCTGCCTTTCCTTCTGGAGAGCAGAATCCGTGATCTCGGTGCCATTTTTGTGGCGGCACCAAACTGGAGCACACATGTAGAAGTCGACGGCAACCTGATTACCGGACAAAATCCTCAATCTACGCTCGCTGTCACAGAAGCAGTAATAAGCAAGTTAGGGGAATAATACACGTGAGGCTGATAGACGAAACACATATCAGCCTTTTCTTTAAACGAAAGGAGGGCTACTTACCGTGGCAACAGAAAATATGACCCGTCACTATGAACAGGCACAGGCCACTCGCAAAGGATCGACTCTCGCCTTGTACGCTCTGACACTCGGAGCATTTGCGATCGGGATGACAGAGTTCATCATTATGGGGCTACTCTCTGAGGTAGCCACCAGTCTGAACGTTTCCATCCCGATGGCTGGATTCCTGATTACCGGTTATGCATTGGGTGTCGCTATCGGCGCTCCCATCATCACGCTGGCTACCCACAGAATGCCGCGAAAAGCACTTTTGCTGTTTCTTATGATTTTATTTATCGCGGGAAATGCGCTAGCCGCTCTCGCACCGAACTATACGGTTTTGATGCTGGCTCGCATCCTGGCTGCTCTTACCCACGGGTCGTTCTTCGGAGTAGGTTCGGTCATTGCCGCTGAGCTGGTTCCCAAGGAAAAACGCGCGGGTGCCATCGCGATCATGTTTACCGGACTGACACTGGCCAATATTTTGGGTGTACCGATTGGAACGTTTCTAGGGCAAGCCTACGGCTGGCGCTCTACCTTCTGGGCGATCACGATGATTGGGATCATTGCCTTGATCGGAATTGTCATGCTCGTCCCGAAGGTCGCCAACGCAACATCCAGTCTGCGTCAGGAGCTCGGCGTGCTCAAACGCCCAGCGGTTCATATCGCGCTTATGATGACCGTATTCGGATTTGGTGGCGTATTTACTGCGTTTACGTACATTTCGCCAATCCTGGTGGATATCACGGGCTTCTCACCCAGCTCTGTTTCGTACATCCTCGTCTTATTCGGCGTAGGAATTACCATCGGGAATATTTACGGTGGAAAACTGGCAGACCGCAAGCTGTTTCCTTCCCTGCTCGGAATACTTGTCTTACTGGCGCTCGTTCTCGCTGTGTTCAGCTTTACCGATCAAAATAAGCTGCTCACCTTGATAACGGTATTTATTTTAGGGATTGCCGCATTTGGTACGGTTCCTGGCTTGCAGCTCCACATGCTGAACACAGCCAAGGAAGCTCCTACGCTCGCTTCGACACTGAACATCGCGGCCTTCAACCTGGGAAATGCGCTTGGTGCCTATATTGGGGGCGTTGTTATCGATCTTAACTTTGCAGGAGGTCTCCCTGCCGTTCCTTGGGTCGCTTCGCTCGTGACGGTCATCGGAATTTTGTTTACGATATGGGGAGCACAGCACCAGAAACGTCTCAGTTAAGAAAGGATAGCCAATATGGTGGACTTTGAATGGTACCGAAGCTTTATCAGCATCTATAAGCATAGCTCCGTATCGGAAGCTGCCAGAACGAGAATGATGACCCAACCAGCCATGAGCCAGCATCTGGCCTCCTTAGAGGCAGAGGTAGGTGAGCCATTATTTACACGAGCTCCCCGAAAAATGATTCCTACCGAGAGAGGCAAAGCGCTCTATACACAGGTGGTTCCGCTCATCGAAGCTTTGGAAGAAACCACGCAGACCCTCAATACGAACGCGGCTACATCTTTACCCGTGATTCGAATCGGGTCAGCGCATGAGTTTTTCCGTGAGAAATTAGCTCCGTATATCGGAAGCTATCAAATGCGCGTCATCGCCTATCTCGGTGTCGCTTCCAAGATACTCGAATTCCTGCTGGAGGAAAAAGTAGACCTCATCGTCATGTCGCAAAAGCTTTCCGCGCCAGGCGTCGAATATATTCCCTACATGCAAGAGGAATTTGCTTTGGTGGCACCTCCCGATTACAGGGAACCAACGTTTGACGACAAGGAGTCTTTTGAAGCGTGGCTATGCTCCCAGCCGTGGATCAGCTATGACTTGGATTTGCCGATCATCCGCCGTTTTTGGCGCGAACATTTCCAGAAGCGTCCACAAACGCATCCGACACACGTCGTACCGGATTTGCACAGTGTGCTGAAGGCTATTGAGCATGGCGCTGGCATCAGCCTGTTGCCAACGTTCATGCTGGATGATCATTTGTCCAGAAACAAAGTAAAGATCATGTACCCGTCCTGTACTGTTTATAACGATTTGTATCTGGCCTACCAGGTGAAAAACCGGAATCTGCCTCATCTGAAGACATTGATTGAAACGCTGAAAAAGGCGGTATGACAATGGTAGATAAAGATAACGCCGCTCCTGGCAAATGGAGCGGCGCAATTTTTAAACAGTTTAATGCTGTACGATCTCGTTTAACCATGATCTAAGATTTTCTTGCATATCTGGGTATGTTCCATCTTTATTTTTCCTCAATGTTACCCACTGTAAATGATGAGGGAGATTGCATATTTTTAATCGGAGCTCATTCAACTCTCCCGTATGATCCTCTAATAGTAGCAACCGTTCACCCTCTACTGTTTCCTTTCCAAACGCTTCATATTTTACTTCATTGATTTTTGTAGTGGTATGCCAGTGCGTGTATGTGCACCAACGGAAATTTCCTGGTAGTCCATGCAATTTCATATTCAATTCTTCCATATCTTCTCTTTTTACATATGATCCGATTATTTCAGAATCTAATTCGATTCTCGGATCAAACTCTTTACAATCAATGATAATCTCATAATCTGCATTTTTTTCATTATGATAGTGAAATAGGATTTCTCTTATGTTGTTTAAGGCAATTTCCTTCCCGAAGTAAATTCCTGATTTTTTCTCCATAAATGATCCCCTATTTTATAAATAGTTTCCCATATTTTAATACGACTGATGTAATACTTGGTCCTTTAGACTATCATTTATGGTATTGCTTTTTTATCAATTGAGTAGTAAAGTGATAATAAGCTCAGCGAAGGGAGGCAAACTAACATGCGTAATAACACCATAGGCTCATTAATCTGGTTACGCTTGATGCGGTTTACCACCCAAAGCAACCAGCTGTCAAATGAGTTTCTCAAACGCTTCGATTTAACAACAGCGCAATTCGATGTCCTGATGCAAATTAGCGTCTACCAGCCTCTTACCCAGTCGGAGTTAGCTGAGAAGGTAACCGTTACACAAGGTGGAATTTCTCGGATGCTCGTACGACTTGAAAAAGAGGGCTACATTGTACGCAAGCAAGATTGGAAAACGAAAACGATCAGCCTAACCAAAAAAGGGGAAGCCGTACTGGAACAAGCCTTTCCGGAACAACTAGCGTTTCAGTCGTCATTCTTCGATGAGGTACTGAGTGAAGAAGAACAAAAAACGCTTTACATCCTAATGACACGCGTTCATAAGAATAGCCAAAAAAAAGAATTACCGCCTGTGTAATTTTTTTTACACCATCACTTGATTAGTCAAGTTAAACAAGGAGGTCTACCATGTACACCATTCCAGGCCATCACCATGTATCTATGTTAACCAAACATGCTCCATCAAATAATCACTTTTACCAAAACGTATTGGGACTGCGCAGAGTGAAGAAAACCGTCAACCAGGACGATCCGTCGATGTATCACCTGTTTTACGGAGATTTGACAGGCAGTGCCGGAACAGAGTTGTCATTTTTTGAAATGCCGATGGTAGGAAAAACCGTACGCGGCACAAACGCCATCACTCGAATCGGACTGCTCGTTCCGTCACGGGAGAGCTTGACCTTTTGGAAAAAGCGCTTTGAGCAACTGAATGTTCACCATGGCGACATTACCCAGTACGCTGGCCGCGATGCCTTGCATTTCGAAGACCCGGAAGGCCTGCGAATGATCCTAATCAATAACAACGGCGAAGGAGTTCCGCCGAAATGGGCGCCGTGGGACGAATCCGTGGTCGAAGAAAAGCATCGCATTTTGGGAATCGGTACGGTTGAGATTACCGTCCGCTCCTTGGACAAATTAGCCAGCCTGTTGACAGACACGTTCGGCTATAGCGAAGTATCGCGCTCAGAACAAGAAGCCATTTATCAATCCGTCCCAGGAAAATCCTTCGGAGAAATTGTCATTAAGCAGGAAGAGGGAACCCCTGAAAAACCGGGTCGTGGAAGTGTTCATCACTTGGCGATTCGTGTGAGCAACGATGAGGAACTGCAATACTGGGATGACGCCGTTCGAAAACGCGGTTTCCGTTCAACAGGGATTGTGGATCGATTCTACTTCAAAAGCTTGTATTTCCGTGAGTCAAACGGCATTTTGTTCGAAATTGCAACAGACGGTCCTGGCTTCACAGCAGATTCATCCGTCGAGGAGCTCGGAAAAGCTTTGGACTTACCTCCATTCCTCGAAGAACGCCGCGCAGAAATTGAAGCGAAATTGACACCTATAGACTAAAAGGAGTGAATCAACATGGAACAATATCGTATCGACACCAAAAAGGGACTTGAATTCGGCTTATATTCGATTGGCGACCATGTCCCGAATCCACACACCGGCTCCAAGATTTCTCCTGAACAGCGCATTAAGGAATTAATCGAAGCAAGCAAGCTGGCAGATGAAGCAGGACTTGATGTATTCGCTGTCGGCGAAAGCCACCAGACGTATTTTACGACGCAGGCGCATACCGTCATTCTGGGTGCAATCGCGCAAGCTACGAAAAACATTAAAATCGCTAGCTCCGCCACTGTATTGAGCACATCTGATCCGGTCCGCGTGTATGAGGATTTCGCTACCTTGGATCTGATCTCCAATGGTCGGGCAGAAATTGTTGCCGGACGCGGTTCCCGAGTAGGAGCGTATAGCCTCCTCGGCTACGATGTGCGCGACTATGAGGAATTGTTTGAAGAGAAAATGGACCTTCTTCTCAAGCTAAACAACGAGGATCGTGTTACGTGGGAAGGGCAGTTCCGTGCACCACTACAAAATGCAACAATCCTGCCGCAGCCATTACAAGGACGTCTTCCCATCTGGCGTGCCGTAGGGGGACCACCTGCAAGCGCGATTAAAGCCGGTCAAGCTGGCGTGCCTATGATGCTAACCACACTCGGAGGTCCAGCCATCAACTTCAAAGGCTCTGTCGATGCTTACCGGGAGGCTGCGAAGCAAAATGGTTTTGACCCAGCGACCTTGCCAGTAGCGACAACGAGTTTGTTTTATACAGCCGACAAAACTTCAGATGCGCTTCGCGAGTTCTATCCGCATCTAAATGGTGGGTTTATCGCCTTGCGTGGCGGTGGCTATCCGAAGCAACAGTTTGCGCAAGCGGTCGATTATCGAGATGCGTTAATGATTGGCAGCCCTGACGTCATCATCGAAAAAATGCTCTACCAATACGAAATGTACGGACAACAACGCTTCATGGCGCAAATCGATTTTGGCGGGGTGCCATTTGATAAAATTGCGAAAAACATTGAACTGATCGCAACGAAAATCTTGCCAGAAGTGAAAAAGCATACAACCAAATCGTAACAAAAAGGAATGGCACCTATGAAAATCGTCGTATTAGTGACGGTTATCTCAAATTAAAGATACTCTATACAATGCAGTTCTGTTGTTAATGCGGCCTGCTGACCGAAAGCTTCCAAGACGCGGATCTTCTTCTCACAAGAAAAGAAGGTCTGCGTCTTTTTTATTTTTCCATCATAGTTAAAATTATCCTCAGTAGATTATAATCATGAAACAGCAGATGAATCACACGTAAAAGGTGGCGTGACGACTTGTGAATATTTGGAGGATACTGGACATTGATCCTACCGAAGATATTTCGACGATTAAAAAAGCCTACGCGAAAAAGCTGAAGCTGCATCACCCGGAAGATGATCCGGAGGGCTACCAGCAACTGCGAGAAGCATACGATATGGCCATTAAAATGGCGAAGAAGGGCCAGAGAAAACCAAAGGCAGAAGTGACATCCATAGCCGATGCAGAAACCCCTATACAACTGGAAGAGGATACTCCCATCCTCACTGTTCATCGTCGGCTGTCCTTTCAACATATTGACACCGCACCAGATCGCAATGATCCAGTTGTACAGATAGACACTTTTATGGAGCAAGTAAAAGCTTTGTACGACGATTTCCCTTCCAGAATCAATCCTGAAAATTGGACAAAGCTGCTCCGTTCTGACTTAGTATGGAATATACATCTGAGAAGAATCGTCAGTGATCGCCTGTTTCACTTTCTGCACGAGCACCATCATTTGCCCAAAAGCGTCTGGTTAAT from the Brevibacillus brevis genome contains:
- a CDS encoding erythromycin esterase family protein; translated protein: MNFYRSSIVAVSICGLLITGCTNTAPLTEMDSEQQGKKAEHLSPKEWLELNSFQLNSAEPGTDLKDIEPLRQMIGSASIVGLGEANHGSREIYTMKHRFVEFLVMEMGFTTLVLEENWGNALKLDHYVLTGEGNPSKFLMPIFQTKEIVDMLEWMREYNADPENEKKLRVVGMDVQNVSENVYDEIRQYIKKYKPDLLPRVNNKMKELAEVTKDLETYSALPQAIQEKHQEQAKEITEILEQNKSSLNGQSKEFARIKQHAKVIEQFTGMFFNFSENPSEFFLKHDIAMFENAKWAHEQLGKTIVWAHNGHIAKNNMLQEVYPKLAGQHLLEHYGKEYVTIGTSFGKGDYNAFNLENKIVPATIQLNDPKTFNHTLDQVSKDQYFVDLRNATGLTQKWLEEEQPFLIGFGSADPSKPNTVTTSLGQAFDILIHLDTVSAGELVR
- a CDS encoding MarR family winged helix-turn-helix transcriptional regulator encodes the protein MRNNTIGSLIWLRLMRFTTQSNQLSNEFLKRFDLTTAQFDVLMQISVYQPLTQSELAEKVTVTQGGISRMLVRLEKEGYIVRKQDWKTKTISLTKKGEAVLEQAFPEQLAFQSSFFDEVLSEEEQKTLYILMTRVHKNSQKKELPPV
- a CDS encoding MFS transporter, with product MATENMTRHYEQAQATRKGSTLALYALTLGAFAIGMTEFIIMGLLSEVATSLNVSIPMAGFLITGYALGVAIGAPIITLATHRMPRKALLLFLMILFIAGNALAALAPNYTVLMLARILAALTHGSFFGVGSVIAAELVPKEKRAGAIAIMFTGLTLANILGVPIGTFLGQAYGWRSTFWAITMIGIIALIGIVMLVPKVANATSSLRQELGVLKRPAVHIALMMTVFGFGGVFTAFTYISPILVDITGFSPSSVSYILVLFGVGITIGNIYGGKLADRKLFPSLLGILVLLALVLAVFSFTDQNKLLTLITVFILGIAAFGTVPGLQLHMLNTAKEAPTLASTLNIAAFNLGNALGAYIGGVVIDLNFAGGLPAVPWVASLVTVIGILFTIWGAQHQKRLS
- a CDS encoding helix-turn-helix transcriptional regulator; translated protein: MLSMIKKWFWYNWVIFALRTIWLGIIVIADVMYPAMVAVPFGVIILIAFLVYAIPLIIPYKKENGYLAVEVVMTGFFYLFVAYVAPGLIWSFVLLVIIIGVASSRRTYMWTGISSGIIFPALNGLITNRLPYEFMFSCSFGFAIGMAFSILIESHKQARIIQEQKQLLEQHIKQIEELTLIEERNRLSHELHDTIGHSLTSLLVGVESLRSSVPDSQIERVDKLVSIAQGSLDDIRKHLHQLSHARFNQSLSEALLELTEEFMKATGVTVNFRVIGSETLVMQKMSICLYRCLQESLTNAVRHGQASVISVDLYFESQQLRLQIEDNGNGIESIEFGLGLKGMKERLEQQQGTLSVHSQSGQGTVVICNVPLQVEAGQGSIRLLIVDDQVMIADSLQQILSQQDNFIVVGTASDGQEALEQCERHQPDIVLMDVQMQGMNGLEAFLQMKKRWPNMKVVIMTTFGDSVQAATALEHGAEGYMLKSTRPKEMMEAMKLIYSGGTWLDQSIATRVFEEMKRQREQLEKYSPNDPYGLTKREREILQLLTDGLRYKSIATKLYLSEGTIRNYCSTLYSKLGVSNREEAIELARIESIL
- a CDS encoding LysR family transcriptional regulator, which produces MVDFEWYRSFISIYKHSSVSEAARTRMMTQPAMSQHLASLEAEVGEPLFTRAPRKMIPTERGKALYTQVVPLIEALEETTQTLNTNAATSLPVIRIGSAHEFFREKLAPYIGSYQMRVIAYLGVASKILEFLLEEKVDLIVMSQKLSAPGVEYIPYMQEEFALVAPPDYREPTFDDKESFEAWLCSQPWISYDLDLPIIRRFWREHFQKRPQTHPTHVVPDLHSVLKAIEHGAGISLLPTFMLDDHLSRNKVKIMYPSCTVYNDLYLAYQVKNRNLPHLKTLIETLKKAV
- a CDS encoding type 1 glutamine amidotransferase domain-containing protein, which gives rise to MAKQILMVVTNHTDMQEGKKTGIWLSEFAEAYLAFENKGYEITVASPLGGVGPIDPGSVDDQTPQEILDAAKHLENTKKLDDVTADGFETIFLPGGHGTMFDLPDNQKLQQLLRDFYEAGKIVAAVCHGPAGLVGATLSDGQPLVAGKRVNAFTDREEAATGLGSYLPFLLESRIRDLGAIFVAAPNWSTHVEVDGNLITGQNPQSTLAVTEAVISKLGE
- a CDS encoding serine hydrolase domain-containing protein, coding for MKPFHMQKGASLTLSALLIGTLILPTYGCAEAGVNQTITQQQKTDHAKTKEAIDKAAASENIPGVIFAVMKGTDFWSYASGEANIESKKPMEADYSFRIGSITKTFVGVVALQLAGEKKLSLDDSLEKWLPGVVQGNGYDGNKITIRQLLNHTSGVADYLDAELRQSLLQNSTQTFTAEQLVSRALKQKPTTGGYSNTNTVLMKLIIQKVTGETYAEQIKKRIMEPLQLKETLLPENSQSIPENSPNGYFNNADTLMDMTDLNPSFADAAGGMISTAKDLTTFFSALLGGKLLTPEIQKEMMTTVATPHGKFGLGIQEVTLPNGTTIWGHQGGIPGFTNFAGGTKDGEHVIAMSINVLEGAVPHMENIQMTEFSGQAKQPSTPDQAAQKHGEEVKHFIDEKAKSEEIPGIVAAGLRDGEYWSYAAGVANLDHKNPMEPDFTFRIGSVTKAFVATLVLQLAQEKKLNLDDSVEKWLPGVVKGNGYDGNKITIRQLLNQTSGIASYTSTDMRYATSFPQYTVDDLVRMGLAKPPVFQPGAGWDYSNTNTVLAGLVIQKVTGETYDVQMKKRILDPLQMTDTSFSGSNPKIPGQHATGYNMNQAGKLYDFTEYNPSWANAAGEMISTGKDLTTFFSALLGGKLLNDEMMKQMTTGVDSPFGKYGLGLYEVTLPNGKTYWGHGGGIHGFETLAGGTLGGKDILVTNINAVGPEPVIANNAIFEKEFSR